The region CAGAACAACCAATAATACTGGATTTAATATGAGCTGCAGAATTCCCTTCCAAATGTTGATAATTATCTTTTAAAGGGATTACCTTATCAAGTTCACTTAATATATCTCTTGTAACAGCTGGGTCAGCCTTAGTCAGGAAGATTTAATTTTTTTGTTGATTTATTGAAACTTTCATTTGAACTAACTTTGATAAATTCACGCCTCATTCTTTACTTCCTTGAATACTCAATATCCTGTTTGGTAGAATAATTAGAAACAATCTACCAAGAAAATATCTTTTCTCCTTCTATTTCGGGCTCCCGATATGTCGGGATAAAGAGCAAAGCGACAACGAGCCTATAATCCTACACCAGATCACCATGTAAAAATATATTAAAAGCCTGAAATAAACTTAAAAAAAGTCTTTAATCACCCCAAAGGCAATTTTAGAAGAAAATCCCTTCCTTTGTAAAAACGCAAGAGCTTTATTCTTTCTATCAGCAGGAGATAACTTCTCAAATCTATACCTTTGACTATCCAGGCTTCGTTCAGCCATCTCCTTTTCTGTTTCATTAGTTAAATGTTTTTCAATTACTTCATTAATGAGCTCTTGATTTACACCTTTTGTTCTTAACTTATTTATGATTGAATATTTACCCTGTGGGTGATGTGAAATAAGGTCCAGCAGGTAACTTTCTGCAAAAGTAATATTATCTATATAACCAAAATTTTTATACCTTGTTATCAATTCAGAGATAATTTCAGACTTACAGCCCTTAGTTTTTAGTTTACGAACAATCTCCTTTTCAGACCGCATTCTATATTGCAGGAAGTTAATAAGAGCGGATTCACATTCAAATAAGGTGATATTCCTTCTTAATTCCGAAAGGCCTTTTGAGTCAAACTCTTGTTCTTCTGAAAGGTCAAATTTGGTGAGTGCTTTTGAAGAGATGGAAAGGAAGTAGTTCCCATCAACAAAGATGTTATACTTTTTGTGGTTCTTTTGCTTTTTTATCTTTGTTATCTTCATCAGTTTTGAGCTCAGGCAAATTCAATGCCTCCCTTACTTTTTTTTCTATTTCATTTTTTGTTTTTTTATTATCATACAGAAATTTCTTTGCTTGCTCTTTGCCCTGTCCTAATTGTAATTGTCCATAAGAAATCCAGGAACCTCGTTTTTGAACTATTTTGTGTTTGATGCCTTCATCAATTAGAATTCCTTGATGTGAGATTCCCTCACCATAGATAAGGTCAAACTGTGCGGACTTAAATGGTGGAGCTAACTTATTTTTCACAATCTTTGCCCAGATTACATTCCCAATCACATTATCTCTCTCACCTCCTAACTTGATACTAGGACCTCTTTTAACCTCAATGCGGACTGTTGAATAGAATTTTAGTGCAACACCACCAGTAGTGGTTCGGGGGTTCATATAAGGTGCAACACCAATCTTCATTCTGGTTTGATTAATGAATAGAAGAGAGCAATTGGATTTGTTGATTACGCTAGTAAGTTTCCTTAATGCTTGTGACATTAAACGGGCTTGCAATCCCACATGAGAATCTCCCATATTACCTTCAATCTCTGCCTGAGGGACGAGTGCTGCGACAGAATCAATAATAATCAGGTCTACGGCATTACTGCGAATCAGGGTCTCAGCGATTTCCAGAGCTTGCTCGCCTGTATCGGGCTGAGAAATTAGCATCTCATCTGTGTTGATGCCTAATTTCCGGGCGTATATTGGGTCTAAGGCATGTTCTGCATCAACAAATGCAATAATACC is a window of Candidatus Cloacimonadota bacterium DNA encoding:
- a CDS encoding RecX family transcriptional regulator, whose translation is MKITKIKKQKNHKKYNIFVDGNYFLSISSKALTKFDLSEEQEFDSKGLSELRRNITLFECESALINFLQYRMRSEKEIVRKLKTKGCKSEIISELITRYKNFGYIDNITFAESYLLDLISHHPQGKYSIINKLRTKGVNQELINEVIEKHLTNETEKEMAERSLDSQRYRFEKLSPADRKNKALAFLQRKGFSSKIAFGVIKDFF
- the recA gene encoding recombinase RecA codes for the protein MKDKKFDESLNTAMGQIRKRYGEGSIMRLGDNALVEIDSIPTGAINLDAALGIGGIPRGRVTEIYGEEASGKTTLALHIAAEAQKRNGIIAFVDAEHALDPIYARKLGINTDEMLISQPDTGEQALEIAETLIRSNAVDLIIIDSVAALVPQAEIEGNMGDSHVGLQARLMSQALRKLTSVINKSNCSLLFINQTRMKIGVAPYMNPRTTTGGVALKFYSTVRIEVKRGPSIKLGGERDNVIGNVIWAKIVKNKLAPPFKSAQFDLIYGEGISHQGILIDEGIKHKIVQKRGSWISYGQLQLGQGKEQAKKFLYDNKKTKNEIEKKVREALNLPELKTDEDNKDKKAKEPQKV